The sequence TGCAAACAAGTATACAGTCTCAGGTACTATTGAAGTAAGAGGCTGGGAAGAATATGATTTAGAGGGGAAGGAGCATCTGGTTATATCCATAAAAGACAGTGGTCGGGGAATGAGCAAAGAACAACAAAATAAATTGTTCAACTGGCAGGACAAAAATTCACAGCCAGGTACCAATGGGGAGCGTGGTTCAGGAGTAGGTCTACTTCTTTGCAGAGATTTTATCAGTGACCTGCAAGGCAGGATCTGGCTTGAAAGCAAACCTGATCAAGGAACGACATTCTTCTTTACTCTTGTCAAATACAATCAGGATCTGCATCGAAAACAACAACCTGACTATGCTCTTAAAGCGCTAACCTTATAAGAGAGGCCTACTAACAGTTTATCTCATATGGCATAGTAACAGAGTCTACGTTTTAGCGTGGACTCTGTTTTATTTTGGGGAAGGTCTTTTTTCAGATTTCTCATCAATTCTTTGAGGTAGTCCTAAAAATCAGGACAGTACCTCGTGGCAAGATCGGCTGCTTTTCCTTTTGGAGTGTATTTTTCTCTCATAAACCAAACGCAACTCTATTTGTCACGCCTGTCCCGACAAAGGCGGGAAGTTCCTTTCAGGAGGACAGAAAGAGGGAGTGTTTCTTTCTGAAAAACAACAGGATGAGAGAGCAAATTACCTTTTTCTCATAAGTTGGAACAACTCCTGGCTTTTATGAAATCATAAATACCCGACTCTCAATTCACCAGTCTTTTTGGCTCTACTGGTAATCCAGCCTCTTTTCGTAGACGAGCCATTGCCCAACACCACCAAGCGGTTTGTTCGCCGTTGCCTACATCTTTAATTTTCCAAGCAGCTCCTTTCAGGCTCTTTATATCCTGGTCAGTTAACTTATCCGCGGGTTTATATCCGGTTGCCTGCAGCCACCCTCCTTCCATATAGATAGGTTGTGACGCATTAACTTCCTTGATTAGTTGCAATAATTGTTGAATCCGGTTAAAGTCTTCTTCAGAACGAGCAAATTCTATTTCCCACGCAATCCCTTTTCCAATAATCTCATTGGAAACACGACCATCCGGATAACTATCAGTAGGCATCCAGGTAAGTCCATTGGTTGTTTTCATCATGGTTCGCTGCATAGCCTTCACTGTATTTTGTAGAATAGTATGATCCATACCCTCCCATTGGGCAGCAATTGGAGAAAGTGTTACCCACCCCATTCCCAGATAGGGAGTTCCCCCATTGCCATCCGGAAGCCGCATTTCCAGATAGGTGGTATCCCGGTCTCTGACTGTGGTTAAATTTTTACGAATGCCATCTTGTAGTACATTCAGTCTCTTTTGCCAGTAAGCAGCTAGTGTTGCATCTCCTCTACGCTGGGCCACTGCGGTCATTTCCTTTAATGCAGCACCTACAAAGCTCTGTGTCAGTAAGTCCCAGGCATCCCAGCGACGGCCATCCCTGGAATGTTCAAGTGCGATGTTTCTAACTAATCCTGTTTCAGTCGACCACCAGCCAGACGAAAGGTTCTGTCGATCACAGGTACGATTTGTCAAGGTCTTTATCAACTGCCAGGTCTTATCTTCAAAATCAGTATGCCCTCTCTTTAAAGCAAGTTTTGCCCAGGCCAGAATCACATGTGCCTGTCCATCTATTTGAGGTTCATCGCTGAGAATAGCATATTTCTGGTCTTTCAGTACAATTACATGTGGTATACGTTCCAGCCCATTTTCCTGTGTAGCCTTTAATACACACGAAATGGTTGCTTCGGCTTCCTGGAAACGACCTGTCTCAATTAGTAATGGCACCAAAGCACCTACAGTACGACAATACATTCCTTCATACGCACCGGTTAAGGATTCTGGTAGAAAACCATCTTTTCCCATACGATCCAGAAGACTATAATATGTATTTGTATACAACTTCTCAAAGTAGGGCGATTTTAATTCTGTTACAATAGCTTTAGGGAGGGTCTGTGCAGATAGTCTAGTACAGAATGCAACAAAGAGGGAGAGAATTAACAGATAAGATTTTTTGTAAACTAACATAGATAAGTATAGGAAATACATTCAGATTGTTTTTCAAGTAATAAAAAAACGATTGAATTAAAAACACCGCTGTATCACGGAAATTAGCAATCTATCATCTGTAAGCTATTTCCTGTATAATTTATTCTGGTAGACAATACACTCTTCTGTAGAATCTATAAAGCTCTTTATCAACACATTTAACAACAAGTAAGGCATGTTATTTTTTGTTTTTCTGTTTTTCATTTAAAAGTGTATGTGCTATGACAACCGAAAACAAATATGTTCTTATTACAGGTGCCACAAGTGGCATTGGATATGAGTTGGCGAAACTATTTGCAAAAGATCACTACAATTTGGTGATTGTAAGCAGAGATCAGCAGGAACTGGAAAATAAAGCGCAGGAATTCAGACAACTTGGAATAGATGTGGTTCCGATAGCCAAAGATCTTTTTAATCGGGATGCAGCGTTCTCATTATATGAAGAAGTAAAAAACAGAAACATTCAGGTTGATATACTGGTCAATGATGCAGGTCAGGGGATTTACGGAAAATTCCAGGATACAGATATAAACCGCGAACTAGCTGTTATCGATCTGAATATTGCGTCAGTAGTCATTTTGACTAAATGTTTCCTGAAAGACATGGTTCAGAGAAACTCAGGAAAAATCCTGAATCTGGCTTCTATTGCCAGCAAGACACCAGGACCATGGCAGTCAGTTTATCATGGTACCAAAGCCTTTGTCTTGTCCTTTTCAGAAGCTATTCGGGAAGAGCTTAAAGAAACAAACATCACTGTTACAGCCCTTCTGCCCGGAGCAACCGATACTGACTTTTTCAATAAGGCTGATATGGTATCAAGTAAGATTGTACAAGAAGGAAAACTATCTGATCCGGCAGATGTTGCCAAAGACGGCTATGAAGCACTGATGTCAGGAGATGATAAAGTTATTTCAGGATTGAAGAATAAAGTACAGATAGGCATGAGTAATATGATGCCAGATAGCGTAGTTGCACATCAAATGAATGAGCAGCAAAAACCAGCTTCTCAATCGTAAATAGATACATAGCCCCCTTTTTAAGCCAAACTGCTACCTATATGAGGTAGCAGTTTTATTTTGTATGTACACTCGTCATAACACTGAAAGAACGAGTATTACTTCATTACTTATATATTTAAACTCTTATAATAGTGTGCGAGTAGTCATCCGTTCTACTCACGACAGACAAACCAATATTATGATAGACAAAAATGACTGTTTAGCCTACTCAATCTGTCCATACGTCTATACTATCCAGATAGAAGGAAATATTGGAGACAGTCATGCGTTCAATTATCATAACAAACATATATTTTGCGATGATAAAAGTAAAAAATTCATTACTAGCCTTAGCATTCACATTCTTCACATTGGTATCCTGTTCAGACAAAGAAACCGATCCAACTCCCGGAACTACAACTGATACCGACTCGGATACCGAACTAACAGCCCAAACCAATACAGAAGAAGCAGATGATTATATCTTTGACACAGACATCACCTACATTACATTGAATAGCACATCTGTTGCTGTGACAGGAGAGGGTGTAACTGTAGAAAACACAACTGCAACCATTACAGCAGCAGGCACCTATAGTGTAAGTGGTACATTGACAGATGGACAAGTGGTTGTCAACACAGACACATCCAGCAAGGTCAAAATCATATTAAACGGAGCATATATAACCAGTACATCTACGGCTCCTCTATATGTAAAAAGTGCAGCTAAAGCTATCATATATCTCACACCTTCTACCCAGAATACCCTTACAGACGGAAGCGCCAGCGAATTGGATGGAACACTGTATAGCGCAGCCAGGCTTTCTATATTTGGAACGGGTTCTCTTACTGTAACAGGCAATGCGGATGGAGGAATTGTAAGTGAAGGTGGAATGATTATCAAAGATGGCACTTATGCTGTCACTGCTGCAGAATCTACCCTGAAAAGTGACAAGAACCTGATTATTGATGGCGGGACATTTACCCTGACAGCTGGAAATGATGGGATACATGGTGAAGAGTCGCTGACATTTAATGGAGGCAATATTGTCATCACACAATCTGAGGAAGGTA is a genomic window of Xanthocytophaga agilis containing:
- a CDS encoding carbohydrate-binding domain-containing protein; this translates as MIKVKNSLLALAFTFFTLVSCSDKETDPTPGTTTDTDSDTELTAQTNTEEADDYIFDTDITYITLNSTSVAVTGEGVTVENTTATITAAGTYSVSGTLTDGQVVVNTDTSSKVKIILNGAYITSTSTAPLYVKSAAKAIIYLTPSTQNTLTDGSASELDGTLYSAARLSIFGTGSLTVTGNADGGIVSEGGMIIKDGTYAVTAAESTLKSDKNLIIDGGTFTLTAGNDGIHGEESLTFNGGNIVITQSEEGIESAEITINEGTSIQLTSTDDGVNASSGNDTSENHFYMHGGYLYVNASGDGIDSNGYIEITGGVIVVNGPTQDSNGAIDYDRTFTISGGLLVAAGSTGMAQAPSQSSTQNSVKINFSSSKQANQLIHIQDATGNEIITFSPAKTFQSVVVSSPSLIQGTTYSVYLGGSSTGTATNGLYEGGDYTAGTLSTSFTVSSSATTATGS
- a CDS encoding SDR family oxidoreductase, which encodes MTTENKYVLITGATSGIGYELAKLFAKDHYNLVIVSRDQQELENKAQEFRQLGIDVVPIAKDLFNRDAAFSLYEEVKNRNIQVDILVNDAGQGIYGKFQDTDINRELAVIDLNIASVVILTKCFLKDMVQRNSGKILNLASIASKTPGPWQSVYHGTKAFVLSFSEAIREELKETNITVTALLPGATDTDFFNKADMVSSKIVQEGKLSDPADVAKDGYEALMSGDDKVISGLKNKVQIGMSNMMPDSVVAHQMNEQQKPASQS